One region of Faecalibacter bovis genomic DNA includes:
- a CDS encoding cytidine/deoxycytidylate deaminase family protein: MSLDNIYQLRNDFIILGLTGKMQGGTDLVIDLLKRERFENYDQYKDFINKYQEISSSEAEKFYKTINYLNYEGNWKKFEVIEYKNVILLLLLKKYYDPDVNKFATNIVDFILNIGDYKSFINPRFGSDHKGYEKSSDFISDEFNDFLISNLSNITSIHLTNIEEDFFKPTLTDFFDDFYKKMDSYSPNLRYRFIHILGYIFRKYGKNFDLDALIEIEKKNENNNSSQHIYTVAEQINKIIKEFRKKNNQKAHLIIDRLKSSIEMNYFKEKYSGFYMCSIDTDNTIRTKNIQDKLFAKTFITDKDLNLEGILALDQSEYKINDFKKGEFASPDIENCVQKSDYHIYLSYDYKNTTIAHYNCNLDKVINDVKANKISKLNIEYVYPILEFQVFKLIALIQQPGLITPSYVERIMQIAYNTKINSGCISRQVGAVVTDANFSVKGIGWNEVPEGQTPCSSRDVRYLMNNEKSLMFSDFEKGDGTYEDNKTFKEKIKENFSALSDDQLKGRSCPYCFKSQHNAFEGKENQVHTRSLHAEENAMLQITKFGGQPLKGGYLFTTASPCELCSKKAYQLGISNIFFIDYYPGISQKHILKSGKNNPRLFNYIGGIGKGYLKFYEPFLSTKDELFLRTTIKPQEKKVESKELLELLNSKEIKTSYLDKDGNIDFDKIITLIKK, translated from the coding sequence ATGTCATTAGATAATATCTATCAATTAAGAAATGATTTCATAATCCTTGGTTTAACAGGAAAAATGCAGGGAGGTACAGACTTAGTTATTGATCTTTTAAAAAGAGAAAGATTCGAAAACTATGATCAATACAAAGATTTTATAAATAAGTATCAGGAAATTAGTAGTTCAGAAGCTGAGAAATTTTATAAAACAATCAATTATTTAAATTACGAAGGGAATTGGAAAAAATTTGAAGTTATAGAATATAAAAATGTTATTTTACTGCTTCTATTAAAGAAATATTATGATCCAGATGTAAATAAATTTGCTACAAATATTGTAGATTTTATTTTAAATATTGGAGATTATAAATCATTCATTAATCCTCGATTTGGAAGTGATCATAAAGGATATGAAAAAAGTTCAGATTTTATTTCTGACGAATTTAATGATTTTTTAATCAGCAACTTAAGTAATATTACATCTATTCATTTAACAAATATTGAAGAAGATTTTTTTAAACCTACTTTAACAGATTTTTTTGATGATTTTTATAAAAAAATGGATAGTTATAGTCCTAATTTAAGGTACCGATTTATTCATATTTTAGGTTATATTTTTCGTAAATATGGAAAAAATTTTGATTTAGATGCTCTAATTGAAATAGAAAAAAAGAATGAAAATAATAACAGCTCTCAACATATTTATACTGTTGCTGAACAAATAAATAAAATCATTAAAGAATTTAGAAAGAAGAATAATCAAAAAGCACATTTAATTATTGATCGATTAAAATCATCGATTGAGATGAATTATTTCAAAGAGAAGTATTCAGGTTTTTATATGTGTTCAATTGATACGGATAATACAATTAGGACAAAAAATATTCAAGATAAATTATTTGCTAAAACATTTATTACAGACAAAGATTTAAATTTAGAAGGAATTTTAGCATTAGACCAATCAGAATACAAAATAAATGATTTTAAAAAAGGAGAATTTGCTTCACCAGATATAGAAAACTGCGTACAAAAGTCAGATTATCATATTTACTTAAGCTACGATTATAAAAATACTACTATCGCACATTATAATTGTAATTTAGATAAAGTTATTAATGATGTAAAAGCGAACAAAATTTCTAAATTGAATATCGAATATGTGTATCCTATTTTAGAATTTCAAGTTTTTAAACTTATTGCCTTAATCCAACAACCTGGGTTAATTACACCTTCTTATGTCGAACGAATTATGCAAATCGCCTATAACACTAAAATAAATTCTGGGTGTATTTCTAGACAAGTTGGTGCTGTTGTTACCGATGCTAATTTTTCGGTAAAAGGAATAGGTTGGAATGAAGTACCTGAAGGACAAACTCCCTGTTCGAGTAGAGATGTAAGGTATTTAATGAATAATGAAAAATCGCTTATGTTTTCTGATTTTGAAAAAGGTGATGGAACATATGAAGATAACAAAACCTTTAAAGAAAAAATTAAAGAAAACTTTAGTGCTTTATCTGATGATCAACTTAAAGGTAGATCGTGTCCCTATTGTTTTAAATCACAACATAATGCTTTTGAAGGGAAAGAAAACCAAGTACATACACGTTCTTTACATGCCGAAGAAAATGCTATGCTTCAAATTACAAAATTTGGAGGACAACCTTTAAAAGGTGGTTATCTTTTTACTACTGCATCACCTTGTGAATTATGTTCTAAGAAAGCTTATCAATTAGGTATATCTAATATCTTTTTTATAGATTATTATCCTGGAATATCACAAAAGCATATTTTAAAATCTGGAAAGAATAATCCTAGACTATTTAATTATATCGGAGGTATTGGTAAAGGTTACTTAAAATTTTATGAACCATTTTTATCTACTAAAGATGAATTATTTTTGAGAACAACTATTAAACCTCAAGAAAAGAAAGTTGAAAGTAAAGAATTATTAGAATTACTTAATTCTAAGGAAATTAAAACTTCATACCTTGATAAAGATGGTAATATAGATTTTGATAAAATAATAACTCTTATCAAAAAATAG
- a CDS encoding HNH endonuclease, with amino-acid sequence MNQYTKSEWKKFRDELIELDNYKCRECKRSNSEVILQVHHKRYIPGHLPWQYPLEDCETLCKYCHAVKHQIIRPSTGWEFITQEDLGDLNGTCQNCNTTIRHMFLIQHKDWGIMEVGTNCCDKLTDTILASNLVESQTSYFNRKKRFLNSIRWKQDKNIYFISQGSFEIQIQEKDKDIFVLTIHNIQGKNLYYSLNEAKEKAFDVIESNTFIDYLKKHNIPFKDKKTKKKSNIKKAS; translated from the coding sequence ATGAATCAATATACTAAGTCAGAATGGAAAAAATTTCGTGATGAACTAATAGAATTAGACAATTATAAATGTAGAGAATGTAAAAGATCTAATTCGGAGGTAATTCTTCAAGTTCATCATAAAAGATATATTCCTGGGCATTTACCCTGGCAATATCCTTTAGAAGATTGTGAAACTTTATGTAAATATTGTCATGCCGTTAAACATCAAATTATTCGACCTTCAACAGGATGGGAATTCATTACACAAGAAGATTTAGGAGATCTAAATGGTACATGCCAAAATTGTAATACAACTATTAGACATATGTTCCTTATTCAACATAAAGATTGGGGTATAATGGAAGTAGGTACAAATTGTTGTGATAAGCTAACAGATACAATTTTAGCATCTAACTTAGTCGAATCTCAAACCAGTTATTTCAATAGAAAAAAGCGATTTTTAAATTCGATTCGCTGGAAGCAAGATAAAAATATATATTTTATATCTCAAGGTTCATTTGAGATACAAATTCAAGAAAAAGATAAAGATATTTTCGTCTTAACAATACACAATATTCAGGGTAAAAACCTTTATTATTCTTTAAACGAAGCAAAGGAAAAAGCTTTCGATGTTATTGAGAGTAATACTTTTATAGATTATTTAAAAAAACATAATATACCTTTTAAAGATAAAAAAACAAAGAAAAAATCTAATATCAAAAAGGCTTCGTAA
- a CDS encoding ATP-dependent nuclease, which yields MYISKININNFRNFKSKEIEFNDGVNVIIGHNNAGKTNLIKALSLVIDSNNSKRLEVDDFHKNITLSELKSAPPKISISITIKKGKEEEPDDLVMISNWLTKLDNDYEAVLTYEFFLPEKKVEEYITEISSIDDEDDKAMVKALKILNHNFIRYYVYKIWGGDIVNQATADNESLKKIDFQFLNAIRDVERDMLTGRNTLLREVFNFFMDYDIKIDNTKDTVTKYQDIKAKKVAFSEKADILVEDLANRIEEGKNQILSYAKKTGASFNKANPNFEGSISENEMYSVLKLIVEYESGIKIPATHNGLGYNNLIFMSLLLAKMQVNADVNYLDTNAKVFTTLAIEEPEAHLHPAMQYKFLKFLNENKEEKKVRQIFVTTHSTHITSAVSLDEIICLHNENGETNIGYPSKVFEDDKSKKYVQRFLDATKSDMLFAQKVLFVEGIAEQLLMSIFANYMDESLENNHVAIINVGGRYFSHFLTLFDSEKNNSIPKKIVCLTDRDPESKAKPDGRFKKCYPYELNIDNDNYEYRTNTNADLYPNGNQSNITFYTQPSDLGKTFEYDLIFNNPACELLVTDSISNREEILQLMDLYKTKGKTFHDLLAILPDGVKNKENRRIKDSITANSVLTDDQKKRAIIASRYLNSIGKGENALEICYALQENLNKKGTEDFTDFVIPEYIKDAIEELCQ from the coding sequence ATGTACATATCAAAAATAAACATAAATAATTTTCGAAACTTTAAGAGTAAAGAAATTGAATTTAACGACGGTGTAAATGTTATTATAGGACATAATAATGCAGGTAAGACTAATTTAATAAAAGCATTATCTCTAGTGATTGACTCTAATAATTCTAAAAGATTAGAAGTTGATGATTTTCATAAGAATATAACATTATCAGAATTAAAATCTGCTCCTCCAAAAATTAGCATTTCTATTACTATAAAAAAAGGTAAAGAAGAGGAACCCGATGACTTAGTCATGATTTCAAATTGGTTAACTAAATTGGATAATGATTATGAAGCTGTATTAACATATGAATTTTTTCTCCCAGAAAAAAAAGTTGAAGAGTACATTACTGAAATATCATCAATTGATGATGAGGATGATAAGGCTATGGTCAAAGCTTTGAAAATTTTAAACCATAATTTTATTAGATATTATGTGTATAAAATTTGGGGTGGTGACATTGTTAATCAAGCAACTGCAGACAATGAATCATTAAAGAAAATTGATTTTCAATTTCTTAATGCTATTAGAGATGTTGAGAGAGACATGCTAACGGGTAGAAACACATTGCTTAGAGAAGTATTTAATTTTTTTATGGATTATGATATCAAAATTGATAACACAAAAGATACTGTTACTAAATACCAAGACATAAAAGCTAAAAAAGTTGCTTTTTCTGAAAAGGCAGATATACTTGTTGAAGATTTGGCTAATAGAATTGAAGAAGGTAAAAATCAAATTTTATCTTATGCTAAAAAAACAGGAGCGTCTTTTAATAAAGCCAATCCTAACTTCGAAGGTTCTATATCTGAAAATGAAATGTATTCAGTATTAAAACTTATAGTTGAATATGAAAGTGGGATTAAAATTCCTGCAACACATAATGGTTTAGGATACAATAATTTAATTTTCATGTCTTTACTTCTAGCAAAAATGCAAGTAAATGCAGATGTAAATTATTTAGATACAAATGCTAAGGTATTTACGACATTAGCAATCGAAGAACCAGAAGCTCATCTACATCCAGCAATGCAATATAAATTCCTAAAATTTTTAAATGAGAATAAGGAAGAAAAGAAAGTTAGGCAAATATTTGTAACGACTCATTCAACGCATATTACTTCAGCTGTTTCATTAGATGAGATTATCTGTTTACATAATGAAAATGGAGAAACAAATATTGGCTATCCAAGTAAGGTTTTTGAAGATGATAAGAGTAAAAAATATGTTCAAAGGTTTTTAGATGCAACCAAATCAGATATGCTTTTTGCTCAAAAGGTACTATTTGTTGAAGGGATTGCAGAACAACTATTAATGTCAATATTTGCAAATTATATGGATGAATCTCTAGAAAACAATCATGTTGCTATAATTAACGTAGGTGGACGATATTTCTCACATTTTTTAACTCTTTTTGATAGTGAAAAAAATAATTCAATACCTAAAAAAATAGTTTGTTTAACCGATAGAGATCCCGAAAGTAAAGCAAAACCCGATGGTAGATTTAAAAAGTGTTATCCATACGAATTAAACATAGATAACGATAACTATGAATATCGAACAAATACTAACGCAGATTTGTATCCAAATGGCAATCAATCTAATATCACGTTCTATACTCAACCTTCTGATTTAGGAAAAACATTTGAATATGACTTAATTTTTAATAATCCTGCATGTGAATTACTAGTAACAGACTCTATAAGTAATAGAGAAGAAATATTACAACTAATGGATCTATATAAAACGAAAGGTAAAACTTTTCATGATTTATTGGCAATATTGCCTGATGGCGTAAAAAATAAAGAAAATAGACGAATAAAAGATAGCATCACTGCTAATTCAGTTTTAACGGATGACCAAAAAAAGAGAGCAATTATAGCATCAAGGTATTTGAATTCGATTGGAAAAGGGGAAAATGCTTTAGAAATTTGTTATGCACTTCAAGAAAATTTAAATAAGAAAGGTACTGAAGATTTTACGGATTTTGTTATCCCAGAATATATTAAAGACGCAATTGAAGAGTTATGCCAATAA
- a CDS encoding UvrD-helicase domain-containing protein, producing the protein MPINTITSDYILPDIDNHFKVSAGPGAGKTHWLVNHIKHVLHNSDKLFRTKKIACITYTNIAVETILKRLGTSAERVEVSTIHSFLYNNVVKPYVSFIADEYQLDVSKIDGHDDITPNWMYINEWITNHPNSNLLKHPYSVNQLTKLPNYKYALINWLNSLVYKIDVKTEEVSIISDRSDAFYLEGTSRRYLNKKCLDALEIDFLEYKKKYWQNGKISHDDILFFSFQIIIRFPFVLDILSSRFPYIFVDEFQDSNPIQVEIIKKIASKKTITGVIGDVAQSIYEFQGADCTQFELFTLPNIENYILQENRRSSNEIIDVLNFIRTDISQIKFRNFTNVKPSIFIGDMDKALRIAKDVCVGEKVYTLSRNNITSNAMKAEINGAGLDYTLLDKLKEEDSNRRSKLFYSCIKAIAYAKEKKFKDAVKELEKYFNYKTDKIRGKKKALNYITIFLEKFSEFENGSLLEFSEFVRNNIDSDLTKVTKGAVKVFYENHTFTQLYFCVSIPDDLSLHKTIHKAKGDEFDNVLLVLKQENDLDFLLNRNLSNNEEHRINYVGCSRAKNRLFISVPSLSDEKKEILTPLFEIHNI; encoded by the coding sequence ATGCCAATAAATACAATTACATCTGATTATATTTTACCAGATATAGATAATCATTTTAAAGTTTCAGCAGGTCCAGGTGCTGGTAAAACACATTGGTTAGTTAATCATATAAAACATGTTTTGCATAATTCTGACAAACTTTTTAGAACAAAGAAAATTGCTTGCATTACATATACAAATATCGCCGTAGAAACTATTCTTAAACGTCTTGGAACATCAGCTGAACGAGTTGAAGTATCAACAATTCATAGTTTTCTTTATAATAATGTTGTCAAACCATATGTTTCTTTCATTGCTGATGAATATCAACTCGATGTTTCTAAAATTGACGGGCACGATGATATCACCCCAAATTGGATGTATATTAATGAATGGATAACAAATCATCCAAATAGTAATTTATTAAAGCATCCTTATTCGGTTAATCAATTAACAAAACTTCCAAATTATAAATATGCTCTTATTAATTGGTTAAACTCTCTAGTTTATAAAATCGATGTAAAGACAGAAGAAGTAAGTATAATTAGTGATAGATCTGATGCTTTTTATTTGGAAGGTACTTCAAGAAGGTATTTAAACAAAAAATGTTTAGATGCCTTAGAAATTGATTTTCTAGAATATAAAAAAAAATATTGGCAAAATGGAAAAATATCACATGATGATATACTATTTTTTAGTTTTCAAATAATAATTAGATTTCCTTTTGTCTTAGATATATTAAGCAGCAGGTTTCCATATATTTTTGTTGATGAGTTCCAAGACAGTAATCCAATACAAGTAGAAATTATAAAAAAAATCGCATCAAAAAAAACAATTACTGGTGTAATTGGAGATGTAGCTCAATCAATCTATGAATTTCAAGGAGCAGATTGCACACAATTCGAATTATTTACATTACCAAATATTGAAAATTATATTTTACAGGAAAACAGAAGAAGTAGTAATGAAATAATTGATGTTTTAAATTTTATTAGAACAGATATATCACAAATTAAATTCAGAAATTTCACTAACGTAAAACCTTCAATTTTTATTGGAGATATGGACAAAGCATTAAGAATCGCTAAAGACGTTTGTGTTGGTGAAAAGGTATATACTCTATCTAGGAATAATATAACATCGAACGCCATGAAAGCAGAAATTAACGGTGCTGGCTTAGATTATACATTATTAGATAAACTTAAGGAGGAAGATTCAAATAGGCGAAGTAAGCTATTTTACTCTTGTATTAAAGCTATTGCTTATGCTAAAGAAAAGAAGTTCAAGGACGCTGTTAAGGAATTGGAAAAGTATTTTAATTATAAAACAGATAAGATTCGAGGAAAGAAGAAGGCTTTAAATTATATAACAATTTTTCTTGAAAAGTTTTCTGAATTTGAAAATGGTTCTTTATTAGAGTTTTCTGAATTCGTAAGAAACAATATTGATTCAGATTTGACAAAAGTAACTAAAGGTGCTGTTAAAGTATTTTATGAGAATCACACATTTACTCAACTTTACTTTTGTGTATCTATACCTGATGATTTAAGTTTACATAAAACAATTCATAAAGCAAAGGGAGATGAATTTGATAACGTATTGTTAGTTTTAAAGCAAGAAAATGATTTAGATTTTTTACTTAACAGAAATTTATCAAATAATGAAGAACATAGAATAAATTATGTTGGTTGTAGTAGGGCTAAGAATAGGTTATTTATATCCGTTCCATCATTATCAGATGAAAAGAAAGAAATATTGACACCTCTATTTGAGATACATAATATATAA
- a CDS encoding transcriptional regulator gives MKINLNTYYFFTSYINTHKMNYIKHLSFFFQKVQSDPDISPSQISIYLALFNTWNRHQFSNPIVVIRDEIMRLSKIMSKSTYHRSMKILHDNGYIIYEPSYNPFLGSKVYLIDFTKSAQFSKRRSSKNNQVNNTDIKQSSTQNDTALDTANDKGNEPFIKHINNKTINNNNCLSKPNDKSDQQSEIKSSEKSNIPTLDEAKEYFQEKGKPMLDAEKFFYYFESVGWLVGGKTKMKNWKAAANNWMINASQYTHYSRFTAQKPLDTSINKRYDEPL, from the coding sequence ATGAAAATTAATCTTAATACATATTACTTTTTTACATCATACATTAATACACACAAAATGAACTACATCAAACATTTATCATTCTTCTTTCAAAAAGTACAAAGTGATCCAGATATATCACCAAGCCAAATCTCTATTTATTTAGCATTATTCAATACATGGAACAGGCATCAATTCTCTAATCCAATAGTAGTCATTCGTGATGAAATCATGCGTTTAAGTAAGATCATGTCTAAAAGCACGTATCATCGCTCCATGAAGATTTTACATGATAATGGATATATCATTTACGAACCTTCGTACAATCCATTTTTAGGGAGTAAAGTGTATCTCATTGATTTTACAAAATCAGCACAATTCTCAAAACGTAGGAGTTCAAAAAATAATCAAGTCAATAACACAGATATAAAACAGAGCAGTACACAAAATGATACGGCTTTAGATACAGCGAATGATAAAGGGAACGAGCCTTTTATAAAACATATAAACAATAAAACAATAAACAATAATAATTGTTTATCTAAACCTAACGATAAAAGTGATCAACAGTCTGAAATAAAATCAAGTGAAAAATCTAATATTCCAACATTGGATGAAGCAAAAGAATATTTTCAAGAAAAAGGAAAGCCAATGCTTGATGCTGAAAAATTCTTTTATTATTTCGAGTCGGTTGGCTGGCTAGTAGGGGGAAAGACCAAAATGAAAAATTGGAAAGCAGCTGCAAACAATTGGATGATTAATGCTTCACAATACACACATTATTCACGATTTACAGCACAAAAACCATTAGATACATCCATCAACAAACGATACGACGAACCTTTATAA
- a CDS encoding P-loop NTPase family protein translates to MINYQKLLFHLEQQGRKYIHPGYTFHKEDFPFIVRLAAYFLHDEEKCQELQMDLSKGILLTGPIGMGKTTWFRLMQTIMAKEQKFYYTTCRDVSFEFIRDGYNTISKYSKGIPFDFPMKNICFDDLGTENNIKYFGNECNVMAEVILSRYDLFIDLKIKTHITTNLSASEIEKYYTERVRSRLRQMMNVISIPPDRKDKRV, encoded by the coding sequence ATGATTAATTATCAAAAGCTATTATTTCATTTAGAACAACAAGGAAGAAAATACATTCATCCAGGATATACTTTTCATAAAGAAGATTTTCCGTTTATTGTACGTTTAGCTGCTTATTTCTTGCATGATGAAGAGAAATGTCAAGAGCTACAAATGGATTTAAGTAAAGGGATTTTATTAACTGGTCCAATCGGAATGGGAAAAACAACTTGGTTCCGGTTAATGCAAACCATTATGGCCAAAGAACAAAAGTTTTATTACACCACTTGCAGAGATGTTTCTTTTGAGTTTATCAGAGATGGTTATAACACCATTAGCAAATACAGCAAAGGAATCCCTTTCGATTTTCCAATGAAAAACATTTGCTTTGATGATCTTGGTACAGAAAACAACATCAAATATTTCGGTAACGAATGCAATGTAATGGCTGAGGTCATCCTTAGCCGTTACGATTTATTTATTGATCTTAAAATTAAAACCCACATCACAACCAACCTATCAGCATCCGAGATCGAAAAATATTATACCGAACGTGTCCGATCTCGTCTCCGTCAAATGATGAATGTTATTTCTATTCCACCAGATAGGAAAGATAAAAGAGTATAG